Proteins encoded together in one Glandiceps talaboti chromosome 11, keGlaTala1.1, whole genome shotgun sequence window:
- the LOC144442430 gene encoding ATP-binding cassette sub-family C member 5-like: MDSKVDTSIQADFSDDWDGEIGFKGPPPPPQEHVVTKEEVKEPYKKKGFFGRYGAALETLKPVRFNKKHDSPLDDAGLISTLWLTWLTPLIVKARKENNVESEDIWPIPTSDASLPQIERMDRLWDDMVKEKGKDASMGSLMYRFIRTRIALGSFILTVALYVGCLGDAIMLSLILYYVEYLEKQWWLGMVLCLGILFTEMVRAVGINCAWVINYRTGIRLRGAALYLVFKKLTRLRNLQDQSIGQFVNLCANDGQRIFDVCQFGVFIVAGPLLGIGIIILSGVYMGVWGLIGSMVFILFYPVQFGLSRVMTKYRKLAIEVTDLRVRKMNEMIYCVKLIKMYAWEVSFSKAIAAVRDLERKYLTRAAFVSSFNLTVSPMACIVAAVVANTGYLLTGNEANSAVAFTIVSLYNAMRYVISSTPFAVRGISECIVAIRRMKSVMDMTEYEPCQVKPSNPKNAIEIKEGSFAWEKQEDIIEEEGVPKKTFTDQERFEVVLRDINFTLPKGSLIGVCGSVGAGKSSMVSAIISQMERVSGTMAIDGKFALASQQAWIQNNTLKGNILFGKPYDEKRYQTAIEACCLKPDLAILPNGDQTEIGERGLNVSGGQKQRVSLARAYYCDRDIILLDDPLSAVDAHVGKHLFKNLIRGALKGKSILFVTHQLQYLSQCDEILVMKEGEIVERGKHDDLMTKGGEYAFLIKTHYSDDDEEGEPAPIQEETTSMTMPPRSNSKVSRSDSMRKRGESKSSAKTRNDPEAEVFPEFQTPDNEEDAGTLTQQEDQGAGSVGFSIYKRYYKYAGGYLVSLLTVLLFVVVVVVQTFISSWLSLWIEAGSQNNTVIDPDTNEEYYCTKPSCQDTAQGFAYIYCISVVFLIILSMLKSYAYVVATLRATTNMHDIVFVKVFKSPMKFFDTTPSGRIINRFSKDLDEMDARAPLQAEGFLQSFLTIIFSLAMIGVVFPIFFAFIIPVFIVFFIVYLYFRVSVRVLKRVDNVTRSPWFSHISASAHGLSSIHAFEKEHDFNKRFEKLMDINSMPFLLFNLGLRWAAIRLEMLTVAITVITAIFVCVTHGKLPPSYAGLALSFAIQNAGIYQVMVRLLAEYEARFTSGERIIQYIDELYKEADAIVPDNRPPKSWPEKGVLKFIDFKMRYRENLPLVLKGVNLEFRSEEKVGIVGRTGSGKSSLGVALFRLVEPAGGNISIDGINCHNIGLYDLRSKLSIVPQDPVLFLGTVRYNLDPFGVYKDDQIWYALEKCYMKKTIKSLDGGLEAPVIENGENFSVGERQLICMSRALLRNSKILVLDEATAAIDTETDSLIQTTIREAFTGCTMLTIAHRLNTVLSYDRILVMSDGEVAEFDTPSNLIGKPNGVFAAMLKAAESSKKMVQA, translated from the exons ATGGACTCCAAGGTAGACACCTCGATCCAAGCTGATTTTTCAGACGACTGGGATGGCGAAATTGGCTTCAAAggtccaccaccaccaccacaagaACATGTAGTCACAAAGGAAGAAGTTAAAGAACCGTACAAGAAGAAAGGGTTCTTCGGAAGATATGGTGCCGCACTGGAAACGTTGAAGCCTGTCAGATTTAATAAAAAACA TGACTCTCCACTTGATGATGCTGGTTTAATTTCAACCCTATGGCTTACGTGGCTAACGCCGCTAATCGTGAAAGCACGCAAAGAAAACAATGTGGAGTCGGAAGACATTTGGCCTATACCGACGTCTGACGCTTCTCTGCCGCAAATTGAAAG GATGGACAGGCTTTGGGATGACATGGTCAAAGAAAAGGGGAAAGATGCATCTATGGGATCGCTGATGTACAGGTTTATCAGAACAAGAATCGCACTCGGATCCTTCATTCTGACCGTTGCATTATATGTTGGTTGTCTAGGCGAT GCAATCATGCtcagtttgatattgtattaCGTGGAGTACCTTGAAAAGCAATGGTGGCTTGGAATGGTGTTGTGTCTGGGTATCCTGTTCACTGAGATGGTTCGAGCAGTTGGTATCAACTGCGCATGGGTCATAAACTATAGAACAGGTATCAGGCTTCGAGGAGCGGCACTCTATCTAGTGTTCAAAAAACTGACACGTCTCCGAAATTTACAGGATCAGTCGATCGGACAG TTTGTCAATCTGTGTGCGAACGATGGACAACGTATTTTCGACGTTTGTCAATTTGGTGTATTTATTGTAGCTGGGCCTTTACTTGGTATAGGTATCATCATTCTATCCGGGGTATACATGGGTGTATGGGGTCTTATTGGTAGTATGGTCTTCATATTATTCTACCCGGTTCAG TTTGGACTTTCAAGAGTGATGACGAAATACAGAAAGCTGGCCATCGAGGTGACTGATCTACGTGTAcgcaaaatgaatgaaatgatctATTGTGTCAAACTTATCAAAATGTACGCATGGGAAGTGTCCTTCTCCAAGGCGATTGCAG CTGTGCGTGACTTGGAACGAAAGTATCTAACACGTGCAGCTTTCGTCTCTAGTTTCAACTTGACTGTCAGCCCAATGGCTTGTATTGTTGCTGCAGTGGTTGCAAATACAGGATATCTATTAACTGGAAACGAGGCTAACTCCGCTGTG GCTTTCACAATCGTATCTTTATACAACGCTATGCGATACGTCATCAGTTCTACCCCGTTTGCTGTCAGAGGTATTTCAGAATGTATAGTTGCCATACGTCGAATGAAG TCTGTTATGGATATGACGGAATACGAGCCATGCCAAGTCAAACCATCAAATCCCAAAAATGCCATAGAAATAAAGGAAGGTTCTTTCGCCTGGGAAAAACAAGAAGACATCATAGAAGAGGAAGGCGTCCCCAAAAAGACATTTACAGACCAGGAAAGATTTGAAGTGGTTCTTAGGGACATCAACTTTACTCTACCTAAG GGTTCCCTGATTGGGGTGTGTGGTTCAGTAGGTGCTGGCAAATCATCTATGGTCAGTGCTATAATCAGTCAGATGGAACGTGTCTCTGGTACCATGGCTATCGATGGCAAGTTTGCACTGGCATCACAGCAGGCTTGGATCCAAAACAACACTCTCAAAGGAAACATCTTGTTTGGTAAGCCCTATGATGAGAAGCGTTACCAGACAGCTATTGAAGCTTGTTGTTTGAAACCAGACTTGGCTATCCTGCCGAATGGAGATCAAACAGAG ATTGGTGAGCGAGGTCTTAACGTCAGTGGAGGACAGAAACAACGTGTAAGTTTAGCAAGAGCATACTACTGTGACAGAGACATCATTCTTTTGGATGATCCTTTAAGTGCCGTTGATGCCCATGTTGGCAAACACCTGTTCAAGAACCTGATCCGTGGTGCTCTCAAGGGTAAATCAATTCTGTTCGTCACTCATCAACTTCAG TACCTTAGCCAGTGCGACGAAATTTTGGTTATGAAGGAGGGTGAAATTGTTGAACGCGGGAAGCATGATGATCTCATGACCAAAGGCGGTGAATATGCCTTCCTTATCAAAACACAttatagtgatgatgatgaagaaggaGAACCGGCACCAATTCAGGAAGAGACCACCTCTATGACAATGCCACCGCGAAGTAACAGCAAGGTGTCTCGATCAGACAGTATGCGTAAACGAGGTGAAAGCAAGTCTTCCGCTAAAACGAGGAATGACCCGGAAGCAGAAGTTTTCCCAGAGTTCCAGACTCCCGACAATGAAGAAG ACGCAGGAACCCTAACACAACAGGAAGATCAGGGAGCAGGAAGTGTTGGATTTTCAATCTACAAAAGATATTACAAATATGCCGGTGGTTACTTGGTGTCTTTATTGACAGTTTTATTATTTGTCGTCGTGGTTGTAGTACAAACTTTCATCAGCTCATGGTTGAGTCTTTGGATCGAAGCAGGCAGTCAG AACAACACCGTTATTGACCCAGACACTAATGAAGAGTATTATTGTACAAAACCATCATGTCAGGACACAGCACAAGGTTTTGCCTACATTTATTGTATCAGTGTAGTCTTCCTGATTATTTTGTCCATGCTGAAGAGCTACGCATATGTTGTG GCAACGTTGAGGGCGACAACCAACATGCATGATATTGTATTTGTCAAAGTGTTCAAGAGTCCAATGAAATTCTTCGACACAACGCCATCTGGTAGAATCATTAATAGATTCTCGAAAGATCTCGATGAAA TGGATGCTCGAGCTCCTCTGCAAGCAGAAGGGTTTCTTCAGTCTTTCCTCACCATCATTTTTAGTCTCGCCATGATTGGAGTTGTCTTCCCCATCTTCTTTGCATTTATCATTCCTGTGTTTATCGTATTTTTCATCGTCTATCTGTACTTCCGAGTCAGTGTTCGTGTTCTGAAGCGTGTGGATAACGTCACTAGATCTCCCTGGTTTTCTCACATCTCGGCTTCCGCTCACGGACTGTCATCCATTCATGCATTTGAGAAGGAACATGATTTCAATAAAAG ATTTGAAAAGTTAATGGACATCAACTCTATGCCATTCCTGCTGTTCAATCTTGGACTGAGATGGGCTGCTATTCGGCTTGAAATGCTTACCGTCGCCATTACTGTCATCACAGCAATTTTCGTGTGTGTTACTCATGGAAAACTGCCGCCTTCCTACGCTGGTCTTGCTTTGTCATTTGCTATACAG AATGCCGGTATTTATCAGGTCATGGTACGTCTCCTAGCAGAATACGAGGCTCGATTCACTTCAGGTGAAAGGATAATACAGTACATTGAT GAATTGTACAAAGAAGCTGATGCCATTGTTCCGGACAATAGGCCCCCAAAGAGTTGGCCAGAGAAGGGTGTCCTTAAATTCATCGATTTCAAGATGAGATACAGAGAAAATCTGCCATTGGTGCTGAAAGGTGTCAATTTAGAGTTCAGATCGGAAGAAAAAGTAGGCATTGTGGGTAGAACAGGGTCAG GTAAATCATCACTTGGTGTAGCTCTATTCCGATTGGTAGAACCAGCCGGTGGTAATATCAGCATTGATGGAATTAACTGTCATAATATTGGTCTGTATGATTTGCGATCAAAATTGTCAATCGTACCGCAGGATCCCGTCCTGTTCCTTGGTACAGTGAG ATACAATTTGGATCCTTTTGGTGTCTATAAGgatgaccaaatatggtatgCACTGGAAAAGTGTTACATGAAGAAAACA aTTAAAAGTTTAGATGGAGGTCTGGAAGCCCCAGTCATCGAAAATGGTGAAAACTTCTCTGTCGGTGAAAGACAATTGATCTGTATGTCTAGAGCATTATTGAGGAATAGTAAG ATCTTAGTGCTTGATGAGGCTACAGCAGCTATTGATACTGAGACAGACAGTCTAATCCAGACAACGATCAGAGAGGCCTTCACTGGCTGTACTATGTTAACAATTGCACATAGATTGAATACTGTACTGTCATATGACAGGATATTGGTTATGAGCGATGGAGAG GTTGCCGAGTTCGATACTCCCTCTAATCTGATTGGCAAACCTAACGGTGTATTTGCTGCCATGTTGAAAGCTGCTGAGAGTAGCAAGAAAATGGTGCAGGcataa